One region of Ahniella affigens genomic DNA includes:
- the rnt gene encoding ribonuclease T — protein sequence MSMPQFSATLSERFRGYLPVVVDVETGGFDSERDALLEIAAQPILMKADGQVYPGELVSTHVMPFPGANIDPRSLEINGIDPTHPLRGARDEREALDHLFAPIRKVMKQHDCTRAILVGHNANFDLSFVNAAIRRTGHKRSPFHPFSCFDTVTLAGLALGQTVLSKALFQAGLDWRGEEAHSAVYDTERTAELFCVIVNQWKQFLDGGIQAVAEQKLEV from the coding sequence ATGTCCATGCCCCAATTTTCCGCCACGCTCTCCGAACGGTTTCGTGGCTATCTGCCAGTGGTTGTCGATGTCGAAACCGGTGGCTTTGACAGCGAACGCGACGCGCTCCTTGAGATCGCAGCCCAACCGATTCTGATGAAAGCGGACGGGCAGGTGTATCCGGGCGAGTTGGTCAGTACCCATGTCATGCCGTTCCCGGGCGCGAACATCGATCCGCGTTCGCTCGAAATCAACGGCATTGATCCCACGCATCCGCTGCGCGGTGCCCGCGACGAGCGGGAGGCGCTCGATCACTTGTTTGCGCCGATTCGCAAAGTGATGAAGCAGCATGACTGCACGCGCGCGATCCTGGTTGGTCACAATGCCAATTTCGACTTGAGCTTTGTGAACGCCGCAATTCGGCGGACGGGGCACAAGCGGAGTCCGTTTCACCCGTTTTCGTGCTTCGATACCGTCACGTTGGCCGGATTGGCGCTCGGCCAAACGGTGTTGTCCAAAGCCTTGTTTCAAGCGGGCCTTGACTGGCGTGGTGAAGAAGCGCACTCGGCTGTTTACGATACCGAACGCACTGCGGAACTCTTCTGTGTCATTGTGAATCAATGGAAGCAGTTCCTGGATGGCGGTATCCAGGCGGTGGCCGAACAAAAGCTGGAGGTCTGA
- a CDS encoding FmdB family zinc ribbon protein, with amino-acid sequence MPIYEYVAATAGEACDHCRNGFDELQRLSDSDLKFCPICTQPVVRRISAPALATSGSHLLKEDHFSKRGFTQYKRVEKGRYEKTAGNGPDTFSA; translated from the coding sequence ATGCCTATCTACGAATATGTGGCTGCCACAGCAGGCGAGGCTTGTGATCACTGCCGGAACGGGTTTGATGAACTGCAACGGCTGTCCGACTCCGATCTCAAGTTCTGCCCGATCTGCACGCAGCCGGTGGTGCGGCGGATATCGGCGCCTGCGCTCGCTACCAGCGGCAGCCATTTGCTGAAGGAAGACCATTTCTCGAAGCGTGGCTTCACCCAGTACAAGCGCGTGGAGAAGGGGCGGTACGAGAAAACCGCTGGCAATGGTCCGGATACCTTTTCTGCCTGA
- the rplM gene encoding 50S ribosomal protein L13 — translation MKTVSANAQTVKRDWYLVDATDKTLGRLASELAFRLRGKHKPTFTPHADAGDYFVVVNAEKIAATGNKMQDKMYHRFTGYIGNLRTISLRDLLATHPERAIEIAVKGMLPKNPLGRSMARKLKIYRGAEHPHQAQQPQALNLG, via the coding sequence ATGAAGACCGTCAGCGCCAACGCCCAAACCGTCAAGCGCGACTGGTATTTGGTCGATGCGACAGATAAGACGCTCGGCCGATTGGCCAGCGAGCTCGCTTTCCGCTTGCGCGGCAAGCACAAGCCGACCTTTACCCCGCATGCCGACGCTGGCGATTACTTCGTGGTCGTGAACGCCGAGAAGATTGCTGCTACTGGCAACAAGATGCAGGACAAGATGTATCACCGGTTCACCGGTTACATCGGTAACCTGCGCACGATCTCGCTGCGCGACCTGCTCGCCACCCACCCGGAGCGCGCGATCGAAATCGCCGTCAAGGGCATGCTGCCGAAGAATCCGCTCGGCCGTTCGATGGCACGCAAGCTGAAGATTTACCGTGGCGCCGAGCATCCGCATCAGGCGCAACAACCCCAAGCCCTCAACCTCGGCTAA
- the rpsI gene encoding 30S ribosomal protein S9, protein MATTQNYGTGRRKSSAARVFLRPGKGQITVNDKSLDEFFGRETSRMIVRQPLDVVNMGDKFDILVTVEGGGITGQAGAIRLGLARALVEYDETLKSPLRKAGYLTRDAREVERKKVGLHKARRATQYSKR, encoded by the coding sequence ATGGCAACCACTCAAAATTACGGCACCGGCCGTCGCAAGTCCTCCGCCGCTCGCGTGTTCCTGCGCCCGGGTAAGGGTCAGATCACGGTTAACGACAAATCGTTGGACGAGTTCTTCGGTCGCGAAACGTCGCGCATGATCGTGCGCCAGCCGCTCGACGTCGTGAACATGGGCGACAAGTTTGACATCCTGGTCACCGTCGAAGGCGGCGGTATCACGGGTCAAGCTGGCGCGATCCGCCTCGGCCTCGCCCGCGCGCTGGTCGAATACGATGAAACGCTGAAGTCGCCGCTGCGCAAAGCCGGCTACCTGACCCGCGACGCCCGTGAAGTCGAGCGTAAGAAGGTCGGTCTGCACAAAGCCCGTCGCGCGACGCAGTACTCCAAGCGCTAA